Genomic segment of Malus domestica chromosome 15, GDT2T_hap1:
CAAAGTTGACCACAAGAGTTGCAACATTTATTGTGAGCTGGAATTGAACAAACTTTTGGATGTTGGCATAAACTCCTCTTCCCCACTTTAAAACAGTCACCAAAGTTGCAAAATTGTCATCTAAAATGACAATGTCTGAGCTCTCCTTGGCCACTTCCGTTCCCTGAATCCCCATCGAGAGTCCTATGTCCGCTTCTTTGAGTGCGGGTGCATCATTCGTGCCATCACCTGTCACAGCTACTACATTGCCTTTCTGTTTCAAGCATTGCACCATAAGAAGCTTATCAAATGGCGAAGACCTCGCCATCACGTGAATTCCATCAACTTTCTGCATTCTTTGCTCCGGCGTGAAGTTGCGAAATTCTATACCTTCTACCACTGCTTCCTTGGCTTCCTGGTCAGGCCGGAGTATCCCGCACTCGCTAGCTATTGCTTTAGCGGTGAAAACATTGTCACCGGTGATCATTTTCACCTGCACCCCAGCTAACTGGCAAGCTTCTACTGCTTCCCTCACTCCTGGCCTACATGGATCCTTTAGACCTACCAATCCTACGAGGATCAAGTTGCTTTCTTCGAGCTTTTCGTACTTTTCGTCATTAATGTGCTTATTCTGAACTTGTTTGTGTGCAAAAGCAATGCATCGGAGACTGCTTGCTGCCATGCCTTGAATAATCTTCTCAAACTTCAGCCTTTCATCATCATTCAGATCTTTCGTGACACCAGACGCATCGTAGTAACTCGAGCATATTTCTAGTATCATTTCTGCAGCTCCTTTCCAATGTACATGGGTAGTATTGTCGGCCTTCCTTCTCATCAAAACCCCACTTCGTTTCTTGTGCGAATTGAAGACTTCAACATGTTGAATGACAcattgcttcttcaatttctccatgtccatGTGCAGCTCTAGAGTAGCCCATGAAAGAATGGCTTTTTCAGTAGGACTGCCCGAAAACTCAAATCCCGATCCTGAACTAGGCCTATAAACACTACCAGTTGTGTTAAACGTTACTCCTTCTCGGATTAAATCGAGAAGGCAATCAGAAATTGATGAATAACCAGCATCATCTTCCACAGATTCCTGTCCAAGCCAAAACTTTGTAACCTTCATCTCGTTGAGCGTCAGTGTGCCCGTCTTGTCTGTACAAATTACGGTGGCACATCCCATAGTTTCGCAAGCAGAGAGCCTCCTTACCAATGCTTGGTCCgccatcatcttcttcatcgaATAAGCGAGAGTCAGAGTGACAGCCAACGGGAAGCCTTCAGGAATTGCAATCACGACAATAATAACTGCAACTGCTACCATGTCCACCGCGGCATTCACCATATCATCAATCTTTGTCTTGTTGCCCTCAAACTTACCAAATTCACTGTTGTTCTTCGTGTTGCCTGTGAAGTAACGCGCTACCAAGACCACGAAAACTAGGAATGCAACACCCAAGCCAATCTTCGCCATCAGCGGGGTTAGTTTACTTAGCCGCGCTTGTAATGGTGTCTGCTGATCACTGGTGTCACGGCTAATCAAGCTCATCATTTCGCCCCACGTCGAGTTCATGCCAACTGAAGCCACAAGCAATTCACCATATCCATCGACCACCTTGGTTCCTGAAAACAAGAACGGATTCAGGCCGCCATTAACTTCCACATGCTCACTTTCCCCCGTCATGCTTGATTCGTCCACGCTCAACGAATGTCCACGCAAGAACAATCCATCAGCAGGAACTTGATCTCCAATTTTCAAGAACACAACATCTCCAACAACAATACCAAGGTTCGAAATCTGTCGCCGCCTACCTCCTCTCACAACATCAATTGGAATGTCCTCACTTGCTTTGGACAACTTCCGGAACTGCTTGCTCTGCCTGTAGTCACTAAGGGCGGATACAACCACGATAAGAAAAACCGCGACAAAGATGCTTCCTCCGTCATACCATCCTTCTTTTAGTCCATGCTGCTTTATGCCGAATCCAAGTGAGAGCGCGGCGCAGCCTAAGAGGATGACAATGGTAAGATCCTTAGAAGCTTGCCACATAAAATGGAAGAGGCTTTTTGAAGGCGGCTTCTTGTACGTGTTTGAACCGAATGCTTCAAGCCGGCGAGCAATATTGTCACCATCATCGTCGATGCCACGCTCAGTGTCGGTTTGGAGAGCCGATACAACGCCATCAATGCCTTCGAGCTCTTGAAGAAGGTGTAGGTTTTTCTCCTTCATGAGTTGAGTGAGGCATTTGTTATCAATTTTGAAGCCATTGTCGAGGTGACAAAGTTCCATTGTAAGCTAAAGGCAGAGTTTGAATGGTTGTGACAGAATCAGCTATCGAGAGTATTATGTACAGAATCTCAGAGTCATAGAACCACCTGATGTCTTCATCAGaacagaagaaaaggaaaaatatcCATTGGAAGTTGCTGAGAAATTGCTTGAACTTAGCAGCTAGCGTTGGCGCTATTTCTGACCTTATCTGTAGGGTTGGTGATTGGCGCACAACCAACAAGTCATACCGCGACACACCCCACCTGCCTCGTCCAACATCTATGTAGAATCAACCTTGCTTTTCCAACCGTGCCATATGCTTTCTTGTTTCTTTCATTAGCTTTTTACAAGTTAGTGGAAGTTTCTTTTTGCTCCAaatggttaaatataaattttacatCCGTCATCCGGGGTAGGCTTTAGCCAATCAAAGCTAGAAAATTGTCTTCTGAGTCAGACTCCCCACCGGCTGTTgtgctttctttttattttattttttatttttagtttaagTATCAGTTAGAGATAATTAAGTTTATATTCCGCTAGGCATTAgtacttaattttattttttattcttagcGTAAGAGTTAATTAGAGATTGTTAAAAAAGTGTCAGTTAGAGATAAATAAGTTTACATTCTGCTAGTGCTTTATTTTTAGTGTTGAGTGTCGTTAGagaaataaatttatattctaTTAGTCTTCATGCACATGCTAACACAGATGCAATGGGCTATGCCATCCAAACCAATTGAGGGAAGTCGCATCGGTCTCATCGCAAGCACCTACAATGTCATTATAGATATAAAATGTAGAAGAATATCGCTATGCGTCACGAATTAGATGTCAGACACAATTCAACTTTTTATTATTACGGGGGCTACTTGCCACTCAAACCAACTGAGAGAAGTCGCAACCGTCCCATCGCAAGCACCTACAATGTCATTATAGATGTAGAATGTAGAAGAATCTCGACATGCGTCACGAATTAGATGGCAGACACAATTTggcatttttattattataggGGCTACTTGCCACCCAAACCAACTGAGGGAAGTCGCATTAGTCCCATCGCAATCACCTACAATGTGATTATAGATATAAAATGTAGAAGAATCTCGCAATACGTCATGTATTAGAAGGCAAATACAGTTCGGCGTTTTTATTATTACAGGAGCTTCTTGCCCCTAAATACTTTTTTGAATCACACATTATGCACGACTTACAAAAACTTTCTTCGTCACACATCTAGTATGCATTTgtatttgcatatttttgttaaaacgtTAAACCAAATGTATAGTAAGgtattaaattttctaattttgcaTACATTATTTCTCTTTACGAACCGTACACATGAAAAGCCTTGTTTTTATCACACATGTCACGTTTGACttgcatactttttttttttttttacacttttGTCCTTGAAAATGCTCTAGAACACATCCTATTTTTACCCTCGCTCAAACATtgattttggcttttttttcctATTACACATtgcatatgtttttatttttcactagCCTCTCCACATACGCTCACGTGCATATAAGAAGCTTTCTTTAATCACGGGCGTTCGCGCCTCTTAAAATATGTTTTGTTAGCGGTTTTCTTTTTCATAATatgttataaaaagaaaaatatacattGGAAGTTGCTAAGAAATTGCTAGAACTTGGCGCTAATATTGACAGTATCTATAAGGATGGTGATTGGTGCCCACTCAACTGAAATACTTATTTTACCATGTAAATTCAGttgctttaattgatttctgaataatttaaaaatggatgtgttaaattgtgaatttcgGTTTCAAAATCCGTAGCAGAGCGCAAGCATTTTTATCAGCTTTGTTTCTAAAGTACCCTTAAACTTTAACACACCACTCCCCTACACACCGAACGCCAAATCCCCATGCCTTGTCCAACGTCTATGGAGAATGAACCTTGCTTTTCCAACCTCCACCATGTCATGTTCTTCTTCCTTCCATTAGACTTCTACAAGTTATTGGAAGTGTCGCTTGGTCCATTTAGTGCTTAGAG
This window contains:
- the LOC103425404 gene encoding putative calcium-transporting ATPase 13, plasma membrane-type; this encodes MELCHLDNGFKIDNKCLTQLMKEKNLHLLQELEGIDGVVSALQTDTERGIDDDGDNIARRLEAFGSNTYKKPPSKSLFHFMWQASKDLTIVILLGCAALSLGFGIKQHGLKEGWYDGGSIFVAVFLIVVVSALSDYRQSKQFRKLSKASEDIPIDVVRGGRRRQISNLGIVVGDVVFLKIGDQVPADGLFLRGHSLSVDESSMTGESEHVEVNGGLNPFLFSGTKVVDGYGELLVASVGMNSTWGEMMSLISRDTSDQQTPLQARLSKLTPLMAKIGLGVAFLVFVVLVARYFTGNTKNNSEFGKFEGNKTKIDDMVNAAVDMVAVAVIIVVIAIPEGFPLAVTLTLAYSMKKMMADQALVRRLSACETMGCATVICTDKTGTLTLNEMKVTKFWLGQESVEDDAGYSSISDCLLDLIREGVTFNTTGSVYRPSSGSGFEFSGSPTEKAILSWATLELHMDMEKLKKQCVIQHVEVFNSHKKRSGVLMRRKADNTTHVHWKGAAEMILEICSSYYDASGVTKDLNDDERLKFEKIIQGMAASSLRCIAFAHKQVQNKHINDEKYEKLEESNLILVGLVGLKDPCRPGVREAVEACQLAGVQVKMITGDNVFTAKAIASECGILRPDQEAKEAVVEGIEFRNFTPEQRMQKVDGIHVMARSSPFDKLLMVQCLKQKGNVVAVTGDGTNDAPALKEADIGLSMGIQGTEVAKESSDIVILDDNFATLVTVLKWGRGVYANIQKFVQFQLTINVATLVVNFVAAASAGEVPLTAVQLLWVNLIMDTMAALALATDKPTKELMEKPPVGQTDPVITNIMWRNLLPQALFQIVVLLVLQFKGRSIFGVSETVNNTLIFNVFVFCQVFNELNSRDMERINIFKGSQGNRLFWGILVVTIAVQVVMVELLNKFANTERLSWGQWGACIGIAAISWPISWVFKFIPVPAKPIFSYLKSDSKRGLEQLAEAKSP